The sequence CGAAGATGCTGTCAATGCCATGAAAAGCGGCGCGTATGATTTTATAACTAAACCGTTCGATACTGAACACCTCTGTGTGCTGGTAAATCGCGCGCTCGAAAACCGCCGCATGGTTGCTGAGAACACGTTGCTGCGTCAGGAACTTCTGGCCGACTATGGAATAGATAACATCATCGGCAAAGATGAGAAGATGATCGAGCTATCGCAGATGGTGCAGAAGGTCGCCAAAAGCGATGCCTCGGTTTTGCTCAACGGTGAATCGGGAACTGGAAAAGAGCTTTTTGCGCGGGCCATTCATTCGCTATCAGATAGAAAAGACAAACCGTATATCGCCCTCAACTGCGCCGCAATTCCCCATGAGCTTTTGGAAAATGAATTGTTTGGCTCGGAAAAAGGGGCTTTCACCGGCGCCCATGCCCGTAAGATGGGAAAGTTTGAGATTGCAAACTCCGGAACAATCTTTCTCGATGAAATAGGTGATCTCGATGTTTCGCTCCAGGCAAAACTGCTTCGTGTCCTTCAGCAGAAAAATTTCGAAAGGCTTGGCGGGACGAAGACAGTCGACATCGATGTTCGGATTATTGCGGCATCAAACATGGATCTGGCGGAACTTATCAGAACCAAAAAATTTCGCGAAGATTTATATTACCGCCTTTCAGTCTTTCCGCTCAATATTCCGCCGCTTCGCGAACGTTCGAGTGACATCAGCGCCCTCTCCGATTATTTTATTGCCAAATATTGCCGTGAAATGAAAAAACCGACCAAAGTGCTCACCCGTGAGGCACTCGATCTGCTGACCAAATACCACTGGCCCGGCAACGTGCGCGAATTAGAAAACACCGTCGAGCGCGCGGTGATACTGGCCGAGGGTAAAAAAATCTCGCCTGAATATCTTGCGATTCGACTTCAGCGCATGAATGAGATTCAGTTGCGAGAAGGAGCTGGCCTCAAGGAGATTGGCGCACATGCTCAGATGCGTGCTGAGAAATCAACTATCCTACGCGTTCTAAAACAAGTCCGCGGCAACAAACGGAAATGCGCCGAGATTCTAAAGATAGACTACACGACCCTCTTCGATAAAATCAAAAAATACGAAATCGACAAAGAGCTGGACTAACGGGCTTTGGGCGACCCCATTCGGCACGTTAGTACATCTTCGCGCGGGACGTCCTCCATTGGCGGATTCGAAAATCTTTGGCCCGTACCAGAGAGAAGAGAATATGAGATTGCCACGTTTCACTTAAGAAAGTGAAACTCGCAATGACGTGCTGGGGAATTTGGCCTTGATTCTTCG comes from Candidatus Zixiibacteriota bacterium and encodes:
- a CDS encoding sigma-54 dependent transcriptional regulator; the protein is MPNILVVDDKDSMRGMLTETLTREGHRVDSAHDGKKALDLIRNKSYDLVLTDLKMPDISGLEVLNCIKELDCETSVIVMTAYGTIEDAVNAMKSGAYDFITKPFDTEHLCVLVNRALENRRMVAENTLLRQELLADYGIDNIIGKDEKMIELSQMVQKVAKSDASVLLNGESGTGKELFARAIHSLSDRKDKPYIALNCAAIPHELLENELFGSEKGAFTGAHARKMGKFEIANSGTIFLDEIGDLDVSLQAKLLRVLQQKNFERLGGTKTVDIDVRIIAASNMDLAELIRTKKFREDLYYRLSVFPLNIPPLRERSSDISALSDYFIAKYCREMKKPTKVLTREALDLLTKYHWPGNVRELENTVERAVILAEGKKISPEYLAIRLQRMNEIQLREGAGLKEIGAHAQMRAEKSTILRVLKQVRGNKRKCAEILKIDYTTLFDKIKKYEIDKELD